The following is a genomic window from Amycolatopsis sp. BJA-103.
GCGGTACGTGCATCGGCTCGGGGATGTGCGCCGCCTTGGTGCCGGAGGTCTTCGAACTCGAAGGCGCCACGGCGAAGGCGGTCGCGGGAGAGGTGAACCCGGACGAGATGGTGCTGGAC
Proteins encoded in this region:
- a CDS encoding ferredoxin; protein product: MSWKVEVDGGTCIGSGMCAALVPEVFELEGATAKAVAGEVNPDEMVLDAADSCPAMAIEVLEKGEVIGPRP